The Actinomycetota bacterium genome window below encodes:
- a CDS encoding methane monooxygenase/ammonia monooxygenase subunit C, with protein MTDVATPTTERPTAEEPEWKPGRGPIDWLGGWRVCWIGSLAFLGLAIAIRIFQQFTAWTIGIDAASEDFGLYYRSLFIAEVVGVTVGTLMWWGYLVRKGRTVVLKEARHPEEVRRIAVFWGLVGITCVILYIMASFWPNQDGSWHQTAVRDTALTPAHIPMFFLFFPLGITFTVGTYLYGRYWLPKVYGAEKGFPWSFFFLIAASVTEMAQVAMNEWGHSLWITEEIFAVPFHWPFVFYGWLAAGIFALWAETLIRLLQIEGEIEAEAGQPAEEVA; from the coding sequence ATGACGGACGTAGCAACGCCCACGACCGAGCGCCCGACGGCCGAAGAGCCCGAGTGGAAGCCCGGCAGGGGGCCGATCGACTGGTTGGGTGGGTGGCGCGTCTGCTGGATCGGCAGCCTCGCCTTCCTCGGCCTGGCCATCGCGATCCGCATCTTCCAGCAGTTCACCGCCTGGACGATCGGGATCGACGCCGCCAGCGAGGACTTCGGCCTGTACTACCGCAGCCTGTTCATCGCCGAGGTGGTCGGCGTGACCGTGGGCACGCTGATGTGGTGGGGCTACCTGGTCCGCAAGGGCCGCACGGTGGTGCTCAAGGAGGCCAGGCACCCCGAGGAGGTCCGCCGGATCGCCGTGTTCTGGGGGCTGGTCGGGATCACCTGCGTGATCCTGTACATCATGGCCAGCTTCTGGCCCAACCAGGACGGCTCCTGGCACCAGACGGCCGTGCGCGACACCGCCCTGACCCCGGCCCACATCCCGATGTTCTTCCTGTTCTTCCCCCTCGGGATCACCTTCACCGTCGGCACCTACCTCTACGGCCGCTACTGGCTGCCCAAGGTGTACGGGGCCGAGAAGGGCTTCCCCTGGTCGTTCTTCTTCCTGATCGCCGCCTCGGTCACCGAGATGGCCCAGGTCGCCATGAACGAGTGGGGCCACAGCCTCTGGATCACCGAGGAGATCTTCGCCGTCCCGTTCCACTGGCCGTTCGTCTTCTACGGCTGGCTGGCGGCCGGGATCTTCGCCCTCTGGGCCGAGACGCTGATCCGCCTGCTCCAGATCGAGGGCGAGATCGAGGCCGAGGCCGGACAGCCGGCGGAGGAGGTCGCCTAG
- a CDS encoding methane monooxygenase/ammonia monooxygenase subunit A has protein sequence MAVDSKTLELRQLVNKKYKYIDRKWDAVFWITAAFVVGAAADITKQLFAGDWDFWTDWKDRQWWPIITPFAIIIIGSALQYIQWLAWRFPTGMTYTAVCMFLCTLIGRWLQWGAFVYYPMNFVWPATMVAAAIFADWVLLKTKSFVLTSVIGGILFAVTWWISNYIPMAPFLQPAQWMDRVVTVADVQGIEYVRSQTPEYLRIIESGSLRTFLGETQYVSLVFGATVAVAGYWVGQFIGRGLAIWPIGRFMKKW, from the coding sequence GTGGCCGTCGACTCCAAGACCCTCGAGCTCCGCCAGCTCGTCAACAAGAAGTACAAGTACATCGACCGCAAGTGGGACGCGGTCTTCTGGATCACGGCCGCCTTCGTGGTGGGCGCGGCCGCCGACATCACCAAGCAGCTGTTCGCGGGCGACTGGGACTTCTGGACCGACTGGAAGGACCGGCAGTGGTGGCCGATCATCACGCCGTTCGCGATCATCATCATCGGCTCGGCCCTGCAGTACATCCAGTGGCTGGCCTGGCGCTTCCCCACAGGGATGACCTACACGGCGGTGTGCATGTTCCTGTGCACGCTGATCGGCCGCTGGCTGCAGTGGGGCGCCTTCGTCTACTACCCGATGAACTTCGTCTGGCCGGCGACGATGGTGGCGGCGGCGATCTTCGCCGACTGGGTGTTGCTGAAAACCAAGAGCTTCGTGCTCACCTCGGTGATCGGCGGCATCTTGTTCGCGGTCACCTGGTGGATATCCAACTACATCCCAATGGCGCCGTTCCTCCAACCGGCGCAATGGATGGATCGGGTGGTGACCGTCGCCGACGTCCAGGGCATCGAGTACGTCCGCAGCCAGACCCCCGAGTACCTCCGGATCATCGAGTCCGGCTCGCTGCGGACCTTCCTCGGTGAGACGCAGTACGTCTCGCTGGTCTTCGGGGCGACGGTCGCCGTCGCCGGGTACTGGGTCGGGCAGTTCATCGGGCGCGGTCTGGCCATCTGGCCGATCGGCCGCTTCATGAAGAAGTGGTGA
- a CDS encoding methane monooxygenase/ammonia monooxygenase subunit B — MRRRIRRVFWATLVAGALLVGSAPAASAHGERAQEAFLRMRTVAWIDTTYSRTTVRQGETFTITGTAKILDAWPTKLAAGAPNTGFMGIIAPGPVVLLKERTINGVSAPTRIDIRRGGIYEFSMTVAGRRPGRWHVHPSFSVKGAGTLLGPGEWITVEENPDGFTNDVQLVGGGTVNLENYQLTPVWIWLILTFLIGLAWMIYWTVPKRTVTNLAVTSQIPLNTDGMEYGLITKKDHRNMNLFVLGTVLLLVVGWIWQSAAFPDKMPQQIIQFAPPEPAIASAPALAESAVGSATYDAASQTLTVETDITNLSQEPVNLTQFTTTTLRFTTGSAAGPGVLQVTPDSTIQPGSAPTRVTLTMKDPAWETEHLVPIGESQLLVTGVMVFETADGQKNYTELEANLTPRFD; from the coding sequence ATGCGACGCCGAATCCGCCGGGTCTTCTGGGCCACCCTCGTGGCCGGGGCGCTGCTGGTCGGGTCAGCCCCGGCCGCCTCCGCCCACGGCGAGCGGGCCCAGGAGGCGTTCCTGCGCATGCGCACGGTGGCCTGGATCGACACCACCTACTCCAGGACCACGGTCAGGCAGGGCGAGACCTTCACCATCACCGGCACGGCCAAGATCCTGGACGCCTGGCCGACCAAGCTGGCCGCCGGCGCGCCCAACACCGGCTTCATGGGGATCATCGCCCCCGGCCCGGTGGTGCTGCTGAAGGAGCGGACCATCAACGGCGTGTCGGCGCCGACCCGCATCGACATCCGCCGCGGTGGCATCTACGAGTTCAGCATGACCGTGGCCGGGCGCCGCCCCGGCAGGTGGCACGTGCACCCGTCCTTCTCGGTCAAGGGCGCCGGCACCCTGCTCGGCCCCGGCGAGTGGATCACCGTCGAGGAGAACCCCGACGGCTTCACCAACGACGTGCAGCTGGTCGGCGGGGGCACCGTCAACCTCGAGAACTACCAGCTCACGCCCGTCTGGATCTGGCTGATCCTGACCTTCCTGATCGGCCTGGCCTGGATGATCTACTGGACGGTCCCCAAGCGGACGGTGACCAACCTGGCCGTGACCAGCCAGATCCCGCTCAACACGGACGGGATGGAGTACGGGCTGATCACCAAGAAAGACCATCGCAACATGAACCTGTTCGTCCTCGGGACGGTGCTGCTGCTGGTGGTCGGCTGGATATGGCAGTCGGCGGCCTTCCCGGACAAGATGCCGCAGCAGATCATCCAGTTCGCTCCGCCCGAGCCGGCCATCGCCAGCGCGCCCGCGCTGGCCGAGTCGGCGGTGGGCTCGGCCACCTACGACGCCGCCAGCCAGACCCTGACCGTCGAGACGGACATCACCAACCTCAGCCAGGAGCCCGTCAACCTGACCCAGTTCACGACCACCACCCTCAGGTTCACCACCGGGTCGGCGGCCGGGCCGGGGGTTCTGCAGGTCACACCCGATTCGACGATCCAACCGGGGTCGGCGCCGACCAGGGTCACCCTGACCATGAAGGATCCCGCCTGGGAGACCGAGCACCTCGTCCCCATCGGCGAGTCGCAGCTGCTGGTCACCGGGGTCATGGTGTTCGAGACGGCCGACGGCCAGAAGAACTACACCGAGCTGGAAGCCAACCTCACCCCACGATTCGACTAG
- a CDS encoding IclR family transcriptional regulator — protein sequence MPETTNGGQSRRASGRVLSTAQHAFQALEIISQNPRGIPIKALARRLNISLSSGYYLISSMREQGLAEVSPAGPGLYTLGPKVSLLYEGYIAASAQPERLTPLLEELRDRASARSYSARWSNGDLEVVQIRGRRGARELQEVTKGFRGAAHSLALGKLFLAQLPEEQWSPYLHGPAYKRYTPATITSPVALRRHLLAVRERGIAFDVQEFTNGACCIAAPVRDSRNALVAALGISVPAKRFEAEQRSLVRVVRDLAAEASIEMGA from the coding sequence GTGCCGGAGACGACCAACGGGGGGCAGAGCCGCCGCGCCTCCGGCCGGGTGCTGTCAACGGCCCAGCACGCCTTCCAGGCGCTGGAGATCATCTCCCAGAACCCGCGGGGCATCCCCATCAAGGCCCTGGCCCGGCGGCTCAACATCAGCCTGTCGTCGGGCTACTACCTGATCAGCTCCATGCGCGAGCAGGGGCTGGCCGAGGTGTCGCCGGCCGGCCCCGGCCTGTACACCCTCGGGCCCAAGGTGAGCCTGCTGTACGAGGGCTACATCGCCGCCTCCGCCCAGCCCGAGCGGCTCACGCCGCTGCTGGAGGAGCTGCGCGACCGCGCCTCGGCCCGGTCGTATTCGGCCCGCTGGAGCAACGGCGACCTCGAGGTGGTGCAGATCCGCGGCCGGCGTGGGGCCAGGGAGCTCCAGGAGGTGACCAAGGGCTTCCGGGGGGCGGCCCACAGCCTGGCCCTCGGCAAGCTGTTCCTGGCCCAGCTGCCCGAGGAGCAGTGGTCGCCGTACCTGCACGGCCCCGCCTACAAGCGCTACACCCCGGCGACCATCACCAGCCCGGTGGCGCTGCGCCGGCACCTGCTGGCGGTGCGCGAGCGCGGGATCGCCTTCGACGTCCAGGAGTTCACCAACGGCGCCTGCTGCATCGCCGCCCCCGTCCGGGATTCCCGCAACGCGCTGGTGGCCGCGCTGGGCATCTCGGTCCCGGCCAAGCGCTTCGAGGCCGAGCAGCGGTCCCTGGTCCGGGTGGTCCGCGATCTGGCCGCCGAGGCGTCGATCGAGATGGGCGCCTAG